One genomic segment of [Phormidium] sp. ETS-05 includes these proteins:
- a CDS encoding plasmid stability protein, whose translation MSNITIQNFDDELKTLLQKRADYYGRSLEEEAKEILRSVLQATPVEKLNLAEIIHQRFAHLGDFEIPAIPREPLREPPNFPRRTQKQGEAFG comes from the coding sequence ATGAGTAATATCACCATTCAAAATTTTGATGATGAACTGAAAACATTGCTGCAAAAGCGAGCGGATTATTATGGCCGTTCTCTGGAAGAAGAAGCGAAAGAAATTCTCCGGTCTGTTTTACAAGCAACTCCTGTAGAAAAGCTAAATTTGGCAGAAATTATCCATCAACGATTTGCCCATTTAGGAGATTTTGAAATTCCGGCGATTCCCAGAGAACCGTTACGTGAGCCCCCTAATTTTCCCAGAAGAACCCAGAAACAGGGCGAAGCATTCGGGTAA
- a CDS encoding COP23 domain-containing protein has product MSTQPFTSKLFTWSSLALLTLGLASCGGGSVSVSPPPTTTSPPTMTPRYFCGQDAQGTYTTYAETSKGKQAIIRWRSEYFSKSGYTPEVRCKEASPRFQQAADNGQLEHITNGTQNNLPVVCSASNKTEACGMMLFTLRPEDDPETVRQMLIDLGKGAVMDPIPQSGSYKVYIPMSEVLQNLPVE; this is encoded by the coding sequence ATGTCAACTCAGCCTTTCACCAGCAAACTTTTCACTTGGTCCAGTTTAGCTTTGCTGACCCTTGGGTTGGCTAGCTGCGGCGGCGGGTCTGTTTCCGTCTCACCGCCTCCCACCACAACATCCCCACCAACAATGACCCCTCGCTACTTCTGCGGGCAAGACGCCCAAGGGACCTACACCACCTACGCGGAAACCAGCAAGGGAAAACAAGCCATCATCCGCTGGAGGTCGGAATATTTCAGCAAGTCGGGATATACTCCCGAAGTGCGGTGTAAAGAGGCTTCTCCCAGATTCCAGCAAGCCGCCGACAATGGCCAGCTAGAGCATATCACTAACGGCACCCAGAATAACTTGCCAGTAGTCTGCTCCGCCAGTAACAAGACTGAAGCATGCGGCATGATGTTGTTTACCCTGCGGCCCGAAGATGACCCAGAAACCGTGAGACAAATGTTAATCGATTTGGGCAAAGGTGCGGTGATGGATCCAATTCCGCAAAGTGGCAGTTACAAGGTTTACATCCCCATGAGCGAAGTGTTGCAAAATTTGCCCGTGGAATGA
- a CDS encoding serine/threonine-protein kinase gives MQLIPNTTGSFVVYCRPEDIQYNVAITLVRSWASALKGFGFINYQLSIINYQLSIINYQGNQMQGQLLKDRYLILQPLGQGGFGKTYLAEDTQKPSHPQCVVKHLQVQPPTPGAPIPPAVLAKAQQLFDQEAKILEKLGKHDQIPELLAYVEQNNEFYLVQELINGDTLSKEIIPGQKLSETQVISLLKDTLEVLAFVHQEEVIHRDIKPANLMRRQDDGKIILIDFGAVKDIRGLSANPQGAAPTVAIGTYGYMPSEQAGGQPKLSSDVYALGIIAIQALTGLNPDPNAGGLPKDSTTGEISWRNHATVSDDLAHIIDKMVLQDYRQRYPDAGAALQAILALSNSSTAPTAVISPKSPPKTQISGKGNQSTLMSVLNWSRDHQLGLLAVLVGVIGVMTAAMTVPEVRELLGLDTIKDGVYTEKGMTLKYPGTWQVQAINPPVGGDRAVFQSPKQDSSDPYQENITLTILDLPQTLTKEQYYEQWLRPQLEREYNIKLVNTPNSTTLDNRDANTVIYTITENGIELKRQAIWTVKNGTVYQITYSGETGNFPTDQQTVLKKVQESLQLP, from the coding sequence GTGCAGCTTATACCAAATACTACTGGGAGCTTTGTGGTTTATTGCCGCCCCGAAGATATCCAATATAATGTGGCCATTACTTTAGTTCGTAGTTGGGCTTCAGCCCTCAAAGGTTTCGGCTTTATCAATTATCAATTATCAATTATCAATTATCAATTATCAATTATCAATTACCAAGGAAACCAAATGCAGGGTCAACTCCTTAAAGACCGCTATCTAATCCTACAACCACTGGGGCAAGGTGGCTTTGGCAAAACCTATCTAGCTGAGGATACCCAAAAACCAAGCCACCCCCAATGTGTGGTGAAGCATCTCCAAGTCCAGCCCCCCACCCCTGGGGCTCCTATCCCTCCCGCTGTTCTAGCCAAAGCCCAGCAGCTATTTGACCAAGAAGCGAAAATCTTGGAAAAATTGGGCAAACACGACCAAATACCCGAGCTTTTGGCTTATGTTGAACAAAATAACGAATTTTATTTAGTTCAAGAGTTAATCAACGGCGACACTCTTAGCAAAGAAATCATTCCCGGTCAGAAACTCAGCGAAACTCAGGTAATATCTTTGCTAAAAGATACCTTAGAAGTTCTCGCCTTCGTTCACCAGGAAGAAGTGATTCACCGGGATATTAAACCCGCTAATCTCATGCGGCGTCAAGATGATGGTAAAATCATCTTAATCGACTTTGGTGCCGTTAAAGATATTAGGGGTTTATCCGCCAATCCCCAAGGTGCAGCTCCCACGGTGGCTATAGGCACTTATGGCTATATGCCCAGTGAACAAGCTGGCGGTCAACCCAAACTCAGCAGCGATGTTTATGCTTTGGGGATTATCGCCATTCAAGCCTTAACCGGGCTAAATCCTGACCCCAATGCTGGGGGACTACCCAAGGATAGCACTACTGGGGAAATATCCTGGCGGAATCATGCCACAGTCAGCGATGATTTAGCCCATATTATTGATAAAATGGTGCTACAGGACTATCGCCAAAGATATCCAGATGCAGGAGCAGCCTTACAAGCTATTTTAGCATTATCTAATTCCTCTACCGCACCCACAGCAGTTATATCACCAAAATCGCCGCCAAAGACTCAGATCTCTGGGAAGGGCAATCAATCTACCCTGATGTCAGTTTTGAATTGGTCGCGAGACCATCAACTCGGTTTGCTTGCGGTTCTAGTGGGAGTTATTGGAGTAATGACAGCCGCCATGACAGTCCCAGAAGTGCGAGAATTGCTCGGATTAGATACCATCAAAGATGGTGTTTATACAGAAAAAGGGATGACTCTGAAATACCCAGGGACTTGGCAAGTGCAAGCAATTAACCCTCCTGTGGGAGGAGACAGAGCCGTTTTTCAATCACCGAAACAGGATTCATCAGACCCCTATCAAGAAAATATCACCCTGACGATTCTTGATTTACCTCAAACCCTGACTAAAGAGCAATATTATGAGCAGTGGTTGCGCCCGCAACTGGAAAGGGAGTATAATATTAAGTTAGTGAATACTCCCAATAGTACCACCCTGGACAACCGGGATGCGAATACGGTCATATATACAATCACAGAAAACGGGATTGAGTTGAAACGTCAAGCCATCTGGACGGTGAAAAATGGCACAGTTTACCAGATTACTTATAGTGGCGAAACCGGGAATTTCCCCACCGACCAGCAAACAGTGCTGAAAAAAGTGCAAGAATCCTTGCAACTTCCGTAA
- a CDS encoding tetratricopeptide repeat-containing serine protease family protein, whose amino-acid sequence MSGGPIINGQGDIIGFNGRHGNPLFGDPFVYADGSKPTDAERQKMVGLSWGLPLSVLAQAAPEMMKEVEPAFTGLVKQVYDNAKAVTVRIESRSKSQQLDADQGSGVIIAKKGKTYYVVTARHVVQYSDQNYQLITPDGRRYALDYSKIKQQEGQDLALVQFTSDATYSVATIADYRLQANDRQWVFTAGWPKGESLINQRFQFTVGWRFSSERGSILAQNTASLTDGYEMVYTNMTQGGMSGGPVLDTQGRLVGIHGRVESGEFGGVQLGLSLGIPTNTLLGQLQLWGIERELLQVETNSPSEADKNQEIQMILVQLVTMKAPPQNATANDWINYGNQLWRMSISDISEQAVAAFDKAIQLDRKSYAAWYAKGLALREADKYRDAVHSFEQAIAIDNTHYEAWQQKSWALFNLKQYREALASIEQAIQRNNQDAVLYMRYGVMLETLERYPEALEAHTKAINIQPHSFFAYTVRGNVRKNSGDLPGAIEDYSQAIKINPQYDDAYNNRGIARYNSGDKQGAIADFDQAIKLNPNLVEAYMGRAIARLGSKDMVGAIDDLNQAIKINPQLGEAYFFRGSVRYLSEYQQDGIEDMQKAEQLLCHQQGSPLCQTAKDFLKEMEAGR is encoded by the coding sequence ATGAGCGGCGGCCCAATTATCAACGGCCAAGGGGATATTATCGGCTTTAATGGACGACATGGGAATCCCCTATTTGGCGACCCGTTTGTATATGCGGATGGCAGCAAACCCACGGACGCGGAACGGCAAAAAATGGTCGGACTAAGTTGGGGTTTGCCCCTGTCCGTATTGGCCCAAGCAGCCCCAGAAATGATGAAAGAAGTAGAACCAGCTTTCACGGGTCTGGTAAAACAAGTTTATGACAATGCCAAAGCGGTGACAGTTCGCATCGAGTCGCGGTCAAAATCCCAGCAACTGGATGCAGACCAAGGCTCTGGGGTGATTATTGCCAAAAAAGGGAAAACCTATTATGTGGTGACGGCTCGCCATGTGGTGCAATACTCAGACCAAAACTATCAACTAATCACCCCCGATGGTCGCCGCTACGCCCTCGACTATAGCAAAATCAAACAACAGGAAGGTCAAGACCTGGCATTGGTGCAGTTCACCAGTGACGCCACCTATTCTGTGGCTACTATTGCCGATTATCGGCTTCAAGCAAATGACCGCCAGTGGGTGTTTACAGCCGGATGGCCCAAGGGAGAATCTCTGATAAATCAGCGATTCCAGTTTACTGTAGGATGGCGATTCAGTTCAGAACGCGGCTCGATTTTAGCCCAAAACACCGCATCCCTCACCGATGGTTATGAGATGGTTTATACCAATATGACCCAAGGAGGGATGAGCGGCGGGCCGGTGTTGGATACCCAAGGACGACTGGTGGGAATTCACGGACGGGTGGAAAGTGGAGAATTTGGCGGGGTGCAACTGGGGCTGAGTTTGGGTATTCCTACGAATACTCTGTTAGGTCAGTTGCAACTGTGGGGAATTGAGCGGGAGTTGTTACAGGTAGAAACCAACTCACCTTCAGAAGCTGATAAGAATCAGGAGATTCAGATGATTTTAGTTCAGCTTGTGACCATGAAAGCACCCCCCCAAAATGCCACGGCAAACGATTGGATAAATTATGGTAATCAACTTTGGCGAATGAGTATTTCTGATATATCTGAGCAGGCAGTAGCAGCATTTGATAAAGCTATCCAGCTTGACCGCAAATCTTATGCCGCTTGGTACGCCAAAGGTTTGGCCTTGAGGGAAGCAGACAAGTATAGAGATGCCGTACACTCTTTTGAGCAAGCAATTGCCATTGACAACACACACTATGAAGCATGGCAGCAGAAGAGTTGGGCACTATTTAATTTGAAACAATACCGAGAGGCTCTGGCATCTATTGAGCAAGCTATTCAACGCAACAACCAGGATGCCGTGCTTTATATGCGATATGGAGTAATGCTCGAAACGTTAGAACGCTACCCGGAAGCGCTAGAGGCTCACACCAAAGCCATTAATATCCAACCCCATTCCTTCTTTGCTTACACTGTTCGGGGTAATGTTCGTAAAAACTCAGGAGATTTGCCAGGGGCAATAGAGGATTATAGCCAAGCGATTAAAATCAATCCCCAGTATGACGATGCTTACAACAACCGGGGTATTGCCCGTTATAACTCAGGAGATAAGCAGGGGGCAATAGCTGACTTCGACCAAGCGATTAAACTCAATCCCAATTTAGTCGAGGCTTACATGGGTCGAGCTATTGCCCGTCTTGGGTCGAAAGATATGGTAGGGGCAATAGATGATTTGAATCAAGCAATTAAAATCAACCCCCAGTTAGGCGAGGCTTACTTTTTTCGGGGTAGTGTCCGTTATCTATCAGAATATCAGCAAGATGGCATAGAGGATATGCAGAAAGCGGAACAACTATTGTGTCATCAACAGGGGAGCCCGCTATGCCAAACAGCAAAAGATTTCCTCAAAGAGATGGAAGCTGGGAGATGA
- a CDS encoding type II toxin-antitoxin system VapC family toxin, with translation MLRAVVDTHAVIWYIFADSRLSVSAQATIEQIAADGDNVGFSSITLAEIIYLIEKSRIPSSTLTRLLGEVDRQDPVLIEIPFDRKIAQIMLSVDRAQIPDFPDRIIAATALYCGVPLISRDRKIQLSTVNTIW, from the coding sequence ATGTTACGAGCCGTTGTAGATACTCATGCGGTGATTTGGTATATTTTTGCCGATTCTCGTCTTTCTGTCAGCGCCCAAGCCACAATAGAACAAATAGCGGCGGATGGTGACAACGTAGGTTTTTCATCAATTACCCTAGCTGAAATTATTTATTTAATCGAGAAAAGCAGAATTCCCTCTTCTACTTTGACTCGCTTGTTGGGAGAAGTTGACAGACAGGATCCCGTGTTAATTGAGATTCCTTTTGACCGCAAAATTGCTCAAATCATGCTAAGTGTCGATCGCGCTCAAATTCCCGACTTTCCCGATCGCATCATTGCGGCTACCGCTTTATATTGTGGAGTTCCACTAATCAGCCGCGATAGAAAAATTCAACTTTCCACCGTGAATACTATCTGGTGA
- a CDS encoding bacteriohemerythrin has product MVWTEEEFGVGMPLIDSQHCNIFKLLEDLVGTMRRQGTPAELGVALDGLLEYTKYHFQAEKMILDQYKYPDAESHGIEHQIFTDKITKRINEFKQNMMKNDGDNGDFKKMDLELITFLGDWLTEHIQKRDRDYGNYCRQYPISPL; this is encoded by the coding sequence TTGGTTTGGACAGAAGAGGAATTTGGCGTAGGTATGCCTCTAATTGACTCTCAACACTGTAATATTTTCAAATTACTTGAAGATTTAGTGGGTACTATGCGTCGTCAAGGAACGCCAGCGGAGTTGGGAGTTGCTCTCGATGGGCTATTGGAATATACAAAATATCACTTCCAAGCCGAGAAAATGATTCTTGATCAGTATAAGTATCCTGATGCTGAAAGTCATGGCATAGAGCATCAGATATTTACTGACAAAATCACCAAAAGGATTAACGAGTTCAAGCAAAACATGATGAAGAACGATGGAGATAATGGAGACTTTAAAAAAATGGATTTGGAACTGATTACGTTTCTTGGAGACTGGCTAACGGAACATATTCAAAAACGGGACCGAGATTACGGTAATTATTGCCGTCAGTATCCGATTAGTCCTCTGTAG
- a CDS encoding SpoIIE family protein phosphatase, giving the protein MQAALDTGLAVLDLLNIELISQPPENLQVETIYHLPEMTDPEKLAAVRILIFIFPAAFLAKPELYPTLVCTVMQLSLNYGNSPLSANAYAAHGLISCGFFHQIELGYQFGQLALQLVEKYPTPIKCRVVNLFNAFIRHWKDSVQPALPILRQNVQLARESGDLEYAGFSSFEYCCRIWFVQDSLVTANEEIKNYLNFVASIKQEWQLFAIKIWAQFALNLTGKAAVKVQQLTGEQLDETEIIPVWESTSNLSLLFFAYLAKTMLSYTFKDYDSALDSAETGAKYAIAAASHLLWCQHCLFHSLTHLALYPTASPDSQTEYLKTVDANQQQMQMWATHAPVNFQHKYDLVEAEKARVLGQIVTAMALYDQAISGASSSGYIQEEALAWELAAEFYLSLGREEIARTYMSKAHYTYRRWGATAKVEDLETRYPQLISRWANAGGSFSLGSNFTTSTGSSSGEAIDLTSVLKASQAIASEIHLDKLLAGLMTILIENAGAQKGFLILSHQGDLLLEIWGEADTAGIQVYRDLPLNSGNMVNGAIVNYVARTKEDVVLGDASNEGIFTAAPYIKSNQSKSVLCAPILNQGQLTGILYLENNLTSGAFTPKRLEILKILSAQAAVSLENALLYSTLEQKVQERTGQLAAANQEIQTLNKMLQAENLRMSAELDVTRRLQQMILPKEAELSQIPGLEIAGFMEPAAEVGGDYYDILQQDGKVKIGIGDVTGHGLESGMLMIMAQMAVRTLLKNNVTDPVQFLSVLNGAIYDNVARMNTDKNMTLSLLDYADGTFTLSGQHEEVILLRHGGIVECVDTIDLGFPVGLDADITDFLSQTQISLAPGEVLVLYTDGITEAENKAGVQYGLARLCEVLSQSWQLSAQEIQTQVIADLRNHIGEQTVYDDITLVVIKQK; this is encoded by the coding sequence ATGCAAGCTGCCCTGGATACCGGTTTAGCCGTATTAGACCTCCTCAATATTGAACTCATCTCCCAACCACCAGAAAACCTCCAAGTAGAAACTATCTACCACCTCCCGGAGATGACCGACCCGGAAAAGCTCGCCGCCGTGCGCATATTAATCTTCATATTCCCCGCCGCCTTTCTCGCCAAACCAGAACTCTATCCCACTCTGGTATGTACCGTGATGCAGCTTTCCCTTAATTACGGCAATTCTCCCCTATCCGCCAATGCCTACGCAGCCCACGGCTTGATTAGCTGCGGCTTTTTCCATCAAATAGAATTGGGCTATCAATTTGGTCAGCTCGCCCTGCAACTGGTGGAAAAATATCCCACCCCCATCAAATGCCGGGTGGTCAATCTGTTTAATGCTTTTATCCGGCATTGGAAAGATAGCGTACAACCAGCCCTACCCATCCTCCGGCAAAACGTGCAATTAGCCAGGGAAAGCGGCGACTTAGAATATGCCGGATTTTCTAGTTTTGAATATTGCTGCCGCATTTGGTTTGTCCAAGATTCTCTCGTTACCGCTAATGAGGAAATCAAAAATTACCTCAACTTTGTGGCCAGCATCAAGCAGGAATGGCAACTATTTGCCATCAAAATCTGGGCACAGTTCGCGTTAAATCTCACCGGTAAAGCGGCGGTGAAGGTGCAGCAACTCACAGGAGAGCAACTCGACGAAACCGAAATCATCCCAGTCTGGGAAAGTACCAGCAATCTCAGCTTGCTGTTTTTTGCCTATCTGGCCAAAACCATGCTCAGTTATACCTTTAAAGACTACGATAGCGCCTTAGACTCCGCAGAAACTGGCGCCAAATACGCGATCGCCGCTGCCTCCCATCTGCTATGGTGCCAACATTGTTTATTCCATTCTCTCACCCATCTGGCACTTTACCCCACTGCCAGCCCAGACAGTCAAACCGAATATTTAAAAACCGTAGATGCCAACCAGCAACAGATGCAAATGTGGGCAACTCATGCCCCGGTGAACTTCCAGCATAAATACGACTTAGTAGAGGCAGAAAAAGCGCGGGTTTTGGGACAAATAGTAACCGCAATGGCGCTATACGACCAGGCCATATCTGGGGCCAGCAGCTCCGGCTACATCCAAGAAGAAGCCCTCGCCTGGGAACTTGCCGCCGAATTCTACCTGAGTTTGGGACGAGAAGAAATCGCCCGCACCTACATGAGCAAAGCTCACTACACCTATCGCCGCTGGGGAGCTACTGCCAAAGTCGAAGACTTAGAAACCAGATATCCCCAGTTAATTTCCCGGTGGGCCAACGCTGGAGGTAGTTTTTCCCTCGGCTCAAATTTCACCACCTCCACTGGCAGCAGTTCTGGAGAAGCGATCGACCTCACCAGCGTCCTCAAAGCCTCCCAAGCCATAGCCAGCGAAATTCACCTCGATAAACTCCTCGCAGGCTTAATGACCATCCTCATAGAAAACGCCGGAGCCCAAAAAGGTTTTCTCATCTTATCCCACCAAGGAGACCTTTTATTAGAAATCTGGGGAGAAGCGGATACCGCCGGGATTCAAGTTTACCGCGACCTGCCCCTAAATAGCGGCAATATGGTCAACGGTGCGATCGTCAATTACGTTGCCCGCACCAAAGAAGACGTAGTTTTAGGCGACGCCAGCAACGAAGGCATCTTTACCGCCGCCCCCTACATCAAAAGCAACCAATCCAAATCTGTCTTATGCGCTCCTATCCTCAACCAAGGACAACTCACGGGTATCCTGTATTTAGAAAATAACCTCACCAGCGGCGCTTTTACCCCCAAACGACTAGAAATCCTGAAAATCCTTTCTGCTCAAGCCGCCGTTTCCCTAGAAAATGCCCTACTTTATAGCACTTTAGAGCAAAAAGTCCAAGAACGCACAGGGCAATTAGCCGCCGCCAACCAAGAAATCCAGACTCTCAACAAAATGCTGCAAGCGGAAAACCTGCGGATGAGCGCCGAATTAGATGTAACCCGTCGCCTGCAACAAATGATTTTGCCCAAAGAAGCCGAACTTAGTCAGATTCCCGGTTTAGAAATTGCCGGTTTCATGGAACCCGCCGCCGAAGTTGGGGGCGACTACTACGACATCCTACAACAGGATGGCAAAGTCAAAATCGGCATCGGCGACGTGACCGGACATGGTTTAGAATCGGGGATGTTAATGATTATGGCACAAATGGCCGTGCGCACCTTGCTGAAAAATAACGTCACCGACCCAGTGCAATTTTTATCCGTACTCAATGGCGCCATTTACGATAACGTTGCCAGGATGAACACCGATAAAAACATGACTCTCAGCTTACTAGATTATGCTGATGGCACTTTTACCTTGAGCGGGCAGCATGAAGAGGTGATTTTGTTGCGTCACGGGGGAATAGTCGAGTGTGTTGATACCATTGACTTAGGTTTTCCCGTGGGTCTAGATGCCGATATCACCGATTTCTTATCTCAAACCCAAATATCATTAGCACCAGGGGAGGTATTGGTATTATACACTGATGGCATCACCGAAGCGGAAAACAAGGCTGGGGTGCAGTACGGTTTGGCGCGCTTATGTGAAGTTTTGAGCCAAAGCTGGCAACTATCAGCTCAAGAAATTCAGACCCAAGTTATCGCCGATTTGCGCAATCATATCGGCGAACAAACGGTTTATGATGATATTACTTTGGTGGTGATTAAGCAAAAGTAG
- a CDS encoding serine protease: MKKPSAIILLGALLLITPQLQSCNILPSISQQQINPKLSPEELQQLASAITVKIIGGEAGGSGTIIRKVGSTYTVVTNQHVLQAVQGTSKYRIDAGKIVKNIRIQTSDGLDYPATIVKGENINFQDKDLGLLEFNADRTYDVGTFAKPDVALKPGEKVWAAGFPSEPPLLKGGQGGISLSNGGQFSSEPPADPPQTPLNKGGNSPQNPRRIPQPP; encoded by the coding sequence ATGAAAAAACCATCAGCAATCATCCTCCTGGGTGCTTTACTACTCATCACCCCACAACTCCAAAGCTGCAACATCTTGCCCAGTATTTCCCAACAACAAATTAACCCCAAATTATCCCCAGAAGAATTACAGCAACTTGCCTCAGCTATTACCGTCAAAATCATCGGCGGTGAGGCTGGTGGTTCGGGAACTATTATCAGAAAAGTGGGCTCCACTTACACCGTAGTCACTAACCAGCACGTTTTGCAGGCAGTCCAGGGAACCAGTAAATATCGCATTGATGCCGGAAAAATTGTCAAAAATATCCGCATCCAAACTTCAGACGGCTTAGATTATCCCGCCACTATTGTTAAAGGGGAAAATATCAACTTTCAGGATAAAGATTTAGGCTTACTGGAATTTAACGCGGATAGAACTTATGACGTGGGCACATTTGCTAAACCCGATGTGGCCTTAAAACCAGGGGAAAAAGTCTGGGCAGCCGGTTTTCCCTCAGAACCCCCCCTTTTGAAGGGGGGGCAGGGGGGGATCTCTCTTAGCAACGGGGGGCAATTCTCCTCAGAACCCCCGGCGGATCCCCCCCAAACCCCCCTTAATAAGGGGGGCAATTCCCCTCAGAACCCCCGGCGGATCCCCCAACCCCCTTAA
- a CDS encoding DUF433 domain-containing protein has product MKTATPVIHSDPDILGGTPVFVGTRVPMKTLLDYLEAGDPLDEFLDHFPSVSREQAIGALELDCLAAFDIYSYDSRTSFTISQATFS; this is encoded by the coding sequence ATGAAAACCGCAACACCTGTAATTCATAGCGACCCAGACATCCTGGGAGGAACCCCGGTTTTTGTGGGAACTCGCGTCCCCATGAAAACTTTACTCGATTATCTGGAAGCAGGCGACCCACTGGATGAATTTTTAGACCATTTTCCCAGTGTGAGTCGCGAACAAGCCATTGGTGCCCTGGAATTAGATTGTTTAGCTGCATTTGATATTTATTCCTATGACTCTAGAACAAGTTTTACAATTAGCCAAGCAACTTTCTCTTAG
- a CDS encoding type II toxin-antitoxin system VapC family toxin produces the protein MTIAELYAGVRDGKEMEALNELIRAFQVMPIDENISIKGGLYRRDYGKSHGMGLADAIIAATAELNGVTLVTLNQKHFPMIADILVPYKK, from the coding sequence ATGACCATTGCTGAGTTATATGCAGGTGTGCGCGATGGGAAAGAAATGGAAGCACTAAATGAGTTAATTAGAGCTTTCCAAGTAATGCCGATTGATGAAAATATTTCTATTAAAGGAGGTTTGTATAGAAGAGATTATGGCAAAAGTCATGGAATGGGTTTAGCTGATGCAATCATCGCCGCCACGGCGGAATTAAACGGGGTTACTTTAGTAACATTAAATCAAAAACACTTTCCGATGATTGCAGATATTCTTGTGCCCTATAAAAAGTAG
- a CDS encoding DUF433 domain-containing protein: MQAELKQLVVSNPQVMMGKPVIAGTRITVELILEKLAAGETPEQIIAAHPRLNRESIQAALAFAAVALRADVIYPVVEKAS; the protein is encoded by the coding sequence ATGCAAGCAGAATTAAAACAATTAGTTGTATCCAATCCCCAAGTAATGATGGGCAAGCCGGTAATTGCTGGCACCCGCATCACTGTGGAACTGATTCTGGAAAAACTGGCGGCTGGAGAAACCCCAGAACAAATCATCGCCGCGCATCCCCGCTTGAATCGCGAATCAATTCAGGCGGCTTTAGCATTTGCGGCGGTGGCTTTGCGGGCTGATGTGATTTATCCGGTAGTGGAGAAAGCATCGTGA
- a CDS encoding DUF433 domain-containing protein, whose protein sequence is MKTATPVIHSDPDILGGTPVFVGTRVPMKTLLDYLEAGDPLDELLGTPFNKRIFLSIC, encoded by the coding sequence ATGAAAACCGCAACACCTGTAATTCATAGCGACCCAGACATCCTGGGAGGAACCCCGGTTTTTGTGGGAACTCGCGTCCCCATGAAAACTTTACTCGATTATCTGGAAGCAGGCGACCCACTGGATGAACTGCTGGGTACGCCATTCAACAAGAGAATCTTTTTGTCAATTTGTTAA